In one Brevibacillus choshinensis genomic region, the following are encoded:
- a CDS encoding acyl-CoA dehydrogenase: MNFQLTEEHEMLRKMIRDFAENQVAPTAAERDEEERFDRSIFEQMAQLGLTGIPWPEEYGGAGADYLSYVIAVEELSRVDASIGVTLSAQVSLASWPLYKFGTEEQKQKFLRPLAEGKKMGAYCLTEPGSGSDSAGMRTTAVRDGDQYILNGSKIFITNAGEAEIYIVFAVTSPELKHKGITAFIVEKGMDGFTMGKKEKKLGIRSSPTLAINFEDVRVLAENMLGKEGEGFKIAMMTLDGGRNGIAAQALGIAQGAYEHARNYAKERNQFGKPIAALQAIQFKLADMATKIEASRLLTYQAAWLEDQGLPYGKASAMSKVFAGDTAMEVTTEAVQVFGGYGYTREYPVERFMRDAKITQIYEGTNEIQRVVISNYLLKE, encoded by the coding sequence ATGAATTTCCAACTGACCGAAGAACATGAGATGCTGCGAAAAATGATCCGTGACTTTGCCGAAAACCAGGTGGCTCCGACGGCAGCGGAACGCGATGAGGAAGAACGCTTTGATCGTTCCATTTTTGAACAAATGGCACAACTCGGTCTGACGGGAATCCCGTGGCCGGAAGAATACGGAGGAGCAGGGGCCGATTACTTGAGCTATGTGATCGCGGTTGAAGAGCTCTCCCGCGTGGATGCATCCATAGGTGTGACGCTGTCTGCTCAAGTATCATTGGCAAGCTGGCCTCTCTACAAGTTTGGTACGGAAGAACAAAAGCAGAAATTTTTACGCCCATTGGCAGAAGGTAAAAAGATGGGAGCGTACTGCCTCACAGAACCGGGCTCGGGCTCTGACTCAGCAGGTATGCGCACCACGGCTGTTCGCGATGGCGACCAATATATTTTAAACGGAAGCAAGATCTTCATCACGAATGCGGGTGAAGCTGAGATTTACATCGTATTTGCTGTGACAAGTCCAGAGCTCAAGCACAAGGGCATTACCGCTTTTATCGTAGAAAAAGGCATGGACGGCTTTACGATGGGGAAAAAAGAGAAGAAGCTGGGGATCCGCTCCTCGCCAACGTTGGCTATCAACTTTGAAGATGTCCGCGTTCTGGCAGAAAACATGCTGGGGAAAGAAGGCGAGGGCTTCAAGATTGCGATGATGACGCTGGACGGCGGACGCAACGGGATCGCAGCACAAGCACTTGGAATCGCACAAGGTGCCTACGAGCACGCTCGTAATTATGCAAAAGAGCGCAATCAATTCGGTAAACCAATCGCGGCTCTGCAAGCGATCCAATTTAAGCTCGCGGACATGGCTACCAAGATCGAAGCGTCTCGTTTGCTCACTTATCAAGCGGCATGGCTGGAGGATCAAGGACTGCCATACGGTAAAGCATCCGCGATGTCCAAAGTATTTGCGGGTGACACTGCGATGGAAGTAACTACGGAAGCCGTGCAAGTATTCGGCGGATATGGTTACACTCGTGAATATCCAGTAGAGCGCTTTATGCGCGATGCGAAAATCACTCAGATCTATGAGGGTACGAACGAAATTCAACGGGTCGTTATCAGCAACTACTTGTTGAAAGAATAA
- a CDS encoding TetR/AcrR family transcriptional regulator, giving the protein MSEKRKSIPSLVKDPKLIEKRREQIIEAAVNLFIHKGFHKTTTREIARASGFSIGTLYEYIESKEDVLYLVCDAIHAEMESRLREAINFNGTGLKILKLALKSFIRVMDQMSDRVLLIYQESKSLPKETLRFVLGREEEISQVFVEIIRKGIADGSLRMDEKHVKLMADNIMVLGEMWVFRRWALHKHYTLEEFTEKQIALLLREISVSE; this is encoded by the coding sequence GTGTCCGAGAAAAGAAAAAGCATTCCTTCCTTAGTGAAGGACCCCAAGCTCATCGAGAAGCGGCGGGAACAGATTATTGAAGCGGCAGTGAATCTGTTCATTCATAAAGGCTTTCATAAAACCACAACCAGAGAGATCGCCCGTGCTTCTGGTTTCAGTATCGGTACCTTGTATGAGTATATTGAATCAAAGGAAGATGTCTTGTATCTCGTTTGCGACGCAATCCATGCGGAAATGGAGAGTCGTCTGCGCGAGGCCATCAATTTTAACGGGACCGGTCTGAAAATATTAAAGCTGGCTCTCAAGAGCTTTATCCGTGTGATGGACCAAATGAGCGATCGCGTGTTGCTCATTTATCAAGAGTCTAAGTCGCTGCCAAAAGAAACGCTTCGCTTCGTTTTAGGACGCGAGGAGGAAATTTCGCAAGTTTTCGTGGAGATTATTCGCAAAGGAATTGCTGACGGTTCCCTTCGCATGGACGAAAAACACGTCAAGCTCATGGCCGATAACATTATGGTGCTGGGTGAGATGTGGGTATTCCGTCGCTGGGCCTTGCACAAGCACTATACGCTAGAGGAGTTCACCGAAAAGCAGATAGCCTTGTTACTGCGCGAAATCAGTGTCTCCGAATAA
- a CDS encoding acyl-CoA dehydrogenase, whose translation MDFRLNEEHEMMRRMVRDFAQKEIAPFVPVMEETDQFPRHILKKMGEMGLMGVPVAEEWGGAGADFLSYIIAIHEISKVSATVGVILSVHTSVGTSPILYFGTEEQKRKYVTKLAAGEYLGAFALTEPHAGSDASSIRTSAVRQGDEYILNGNKVFITNGGEADTYITFAVTDSSKGTRGISAFIVEKDTPGFTVGKKEKKMGLHGSYTTELVFDNARVPAENLLGQEGEGFTIAMANLDTGRIGIAAQALGIAEAAVHYATEYAKERKQFGQSIAKQQAVAFKLADMATAAEAARLLVYQAASLRSQGKACGMEASMAKRFASDTAMHLATEAVQVFGGYGYTRKYPVERLFRDAKVTQIYEGTNEIQRIVIAKHLLAD comes from the coding sequence ATGGATTTTCGACTAAATGAAGAGCATGAAATGATGCGTCGAATGGTTCGTGATTTTGCTCAAAAGGAGATTGCTCCTTTTGTTCCAGTGATGGAGGAGACTGATCAGTTTCCACGCCATATTTTGAAAAAGATGGGCGAGATGGGGCTGATGGGTGTTCCAGTGGCAGAAGAGTGGGGAGGAGCAGGTGCGGACTTTCTCTCCTATATCATCGCCATACATGAAATATCCAAGGTGAGCGCGACAGTGGGCGTCATCTTGTCTGTTCATACATCGGTTGGCACCAGCCCGATTCTGTACTTTGGGACAGAAGAGCAAAAACGAAAATACGTCACCAAGCTAGCTGCAGGGGAGTACCTGGGTGCATTTGCTCTGACCGAGCCACACGCTGGTTCTGATGCGAGTAGCATCCGTACATCTGCCGTTCGTCAAGGTGACGAGTACATTTTAAACGGAAACAAAGTGTTCATTACCAATGGCGGTGAAGCGGACACGTACATCACGTTTGCCGTAACAGATTCCTCCAAAGGAACGAGAGGAATTTCCGCTTTTATCGTGGAAAAAGATACTCCAGGATTTACCGTCGGGAAAAAAGAAAAGAAAATGGGGCTGCATGGCTCCTACACGACCGAGCTGGTGTTTGACAATGCTCGCGTCCCTGCTGAGAATTTGCTCGGGCAGGAAGGGGAAGGTTTCACGATCGCGATGGCAAACCTAGACACCGGAAGGATCGGGATTGCCGCGCAAGCTTTGGGAATTGCGGAGGCTGCCGTACATTATGCGACAGAGTACGCCAAGGAACGAAAGCAGTTCGGTCAGTCCATCGCCAAACAGCAGGCGGTAGCTTTCAAGCTGGCAGACATGGCGACGGCAGCAGAAGCAGCGAGACTCTTGGTTTACCAGGCAGCATCATTGCGCAGTCAAGGGAAAGCGTGCGGGATGGAAGCATCTATGGCCAAACGTTTTGCCTCTGATACAGCGATGCACCTCGCGACCGAAGCTGTGCAAGTGTTTGGTGGCTACGGTTACACGCGTAAGTATCCGGTGGAGCGACTGTTCCGCGATGCCAAAGTCACACAAATCTACGAAGGTACCAATGAAATTCAACGAATCGTGATCGCCAAGCATTTGCTTGCTGACTAA
- the icmF gene encoding fused isobutyryl-CoA mutase/GTPase IcmF has protein sequence METELYRPQNKVRFVTAASLYDGHDASINIMRRILQSSGVEVIHLGHNRSVDDIVTAAIQEDVQGIAISSYQGGHVEYFKYMIDLLKERGAEHIRVFGGGGGVIVPREIRELEEYGVCKIYSPDDGRHFGLQGMINDMIRQSDFPTVKQLNEEFQELREQNHRAVARLISVAEYAVDQPEWVESIKNSVPEPQETIPVLGITGTGGAGKSSLTDELVRRFIRTYADKTIAILSVDPSKQKSGGALLGDRIRMNANNTPRVYMRSLATRKSGMELSAALEDAIRVARAAHFDLIIVETSGIGQGDAQVTDVCDVSMYVMTSEFGAPSQLEKIDMLDFADVIAINKFERKGSEDALREVRRQYRRNHQLFELPDEKVPVYGTIASQFNDPGTNVLFAALMHRIVEKTGVDWSVEQLDTTPVKIHKTSLIPIERINYLQDIANTVRKYRQFTDEQSAIARKLFQLHGAKETLLASGDDSAQEVAAVLDKQIGLFEEKLHAECRRILNQWPKLKASYKQDQYVTKIRDKEIVTKLFSESLSGTRITKVAVPEYEDWGEILKWSLKENVPGEFPYTAGVFPFKREGEDPKRQFAGEGTPERTNRRFHFLSQNDDAKRLSTAFDSVTLYGEDPDYRPDIYGKVGNSGVSICTLDDMKKLYAGFDLCAPSTSVSMTINGPAPMILAMFMNTAIEQQMEAFVQREGRQPTAEESEQIKAYTLSTVRGTVQADILKEDQGQNTCIFSTEFALRMMGDIQQYFIDKKVRNYYSVSISGYHIAEAGANPITQLAFTLSNGFTYVEYYLSRGMNIDDFAPNLSFFFSNGLDPEYTVIGRVARRIWATVMKNRYGGNDRSQKLKYHIQTSGRSLHAQEMDFNDIRTTLQALVAIYDNCNSLHTNAYDEAITTPTENSVRRAMAIQMIINKELGLAKNENPLQGAFIIDELTDLVEEAVMQEFERISSRGGVLGAMETQYQRGKIQDESMYYEMKKHTGELPIIGVNTFINPNSSEEDYEIELARATEEEKVQQILNLRAFQESNRVQAGVALRRLQEVATSGGNIFAELMETVKVASLGQISAALYEVGGQYRRNM, from the coding sequence ATGGAAACAGAATTGTATCGTCCGCAAAACAAAGTTCGTTTTGTGACCGCAGCCAGCCTGTACGATGGTCACGATGCCTCGATCAACATCATGCGTCGTATTTTGCAATCTTCAGGAGTCGAAGTGATCCATCTGGGTCACAATCGTTCTGTTGATGATATTGTTACCGCCGCGATACAGGAGGATGTGCAAGGCATTGCCATCAGCTCTTATCAAGGCGGTCATGTGGAATATTTCAAGTACATGATTGATTTGCTGAAAGAGCGGGGCGCAGAGCATATCCGCGTATTTGGTGGCGGGGGCGGAGTCATCGTTCCACGCGAGATTCGGGAATTAGAGGAATATGGAGTCTGTAAAATTTACTCGCCAGATGATGGGCGTCATTTTGGTTTGCAGGGCATGATCAATGACATGATCCGACAATCCGATTTTCCGACGGTCAAGCAGCTGAACGAGGAATTCCAGGAGCTCCGTGAGCAAAACCACCGAGCGGTCGCGCGGCTGATTTCCGTGGCGGAATACGCCGTCGACCAACCTGAGTGGGTAGAATCGATCAAGAACAGCGTTCCTGAGCCGCAAGAGACGATTCCTGTGCTGGGGATTACCGGTACGGGTGGCGCAGGGAAAAGCTCTTTGACTGATGAACTGGTTCGTCGCTTTATTCGCACATACGCTGACAAGACAATAGCCATTCTCTCTGTCGACCCGTCCAAGCAAAAATCAGGCGGAGCGCTTTTAGGTGACCGCATCCGTATGAATGCCAACAACACGCCGCGTGTCTACATGCGCAGCTTGGCTACACGTAAATCCGGTATGGAGCTGTCTGCGGCATTGGAGGATGCGATCCGAGTCGCGCGTGCAGCTCACTTTGACTTGATCATCGTGGAGACGAGCGGGATTGGCCAAGGGGATGCGCAAGTCACTGACGTGTGCGATGTTTCCATGTACGTAATGACCAGTGAGTTTGGGGCGCCATCTCAGCTGGAAAAGATCGATATGCTGGACTTTGCCGACGTGATCGCGATCAATAAGTTTGAACGCAAAGGCTCCGAGGATGCCTTGCGTGAAGTGCGAAGGCAGTACCGGCGAAATCACCAGCTGTTTGAGCTTCCAGACGAGAAAGTACCTGTCTACGGAACGATTGCCAGCCAGTTTAATGATCCAGGGACCAATGTCTTGTTTGCGGCACTGATGCACAGGATTGTGGAGAAGACTGGGGTAGACTGGTCGGTAGAGCAATTGGATACGACTCCTGTCAAAATTCATAAAACTTCGTTGATTCCGATAGAACGGATCAATTATTTGCAGGACATTGCCAATACGGTTCGAAAATACCGCCAATTTACTGACGAACAGTCAGCGATCGCTCGGAAGCTGTTCCAACTGCATGGTGCAAAGGAAACGCTGTTGGCCTCCGGAGATGATTCTGCACAAGAAGTAGCAGCTGTGCTGGATAAACAAATCGGGTTGTTTGAAGAGAAGCTACATGCGGAGTGTAGACGCATCCTCAATCAATGGCCAAAGCTGAAGGCTTCTTATAAACAGGATCAATATGTGACCAAAATCCGTGACAAGGAGATCGTGACAAAGCTGTTCAGCGAATCGTTGTCCGGTACTCGCATCACCAAAGTAGCCGTGCCTGAGTACGAGGATTGGGGCGAGATTTTGAAATGGTCGCTCAAAGAAAACGTACCAGGGGAGTTCCCTTACACGGCAGGCGTATTCCCGTTCAAGCGGGAGGGAGAAGATCCCAAGCGTCAATTCGCGGGTGAGGGAACGCCAGAGCGGACCAACAGACGGTTCCACTTCTTGTCGCAAAATGACGATGCGAAGCGACTCAGTACCGCATTTGATTCGGTGACGTTGTACGGGGAAGACCCTGACTATCGCCCTGACATTTATGGCAAGGTCGGGAACAGTGGTGTGAGCATTTGTACGCTGGATGACATGAAAAAGCTGTACGCAGGCTTTGATCTGTGTGCGCCAAGCACTTCTGTATCGATGACCATTAACGGCCCGGCTCCGATGATTTTGGCCATGTTCATGAACACGGCGATTGAACAGCAGATGGAAGCATTCGTGCAGCGAGAAGGTCGTCAGCCTACCGCAGAGGAGAGCGAGCAGATCAAAGCCTACACGCTCTCTACCGTACGTGGCACCGTGCAGGCGGATATTCTCAAGGAAGATCAGGGACAAAATACCTGCATTTTCTCTACGGAGTTTGCTCTGCGGATGATGGGCGATATCCAGCAGTATTTCATCGATAAAAAAGTACGCAACTACTATTCCGTCTCTATCTCGGGCTACCATATCGCGGAGGCTGGGGCGAATCCGATTACCCAATTGGCGTTTACTTTGTCCAACGGCTTTACGTATGTCGAGTACTATTTGAGCCGCGGCATGAACATTGACGACTTTGCACCGAATTTGTCGTTCTTCTTCTCCAATGGTCTCGATCCGGAATACACCGTGATCGGACGTGTAGCACGCCGCATTTGGGCGACCGTGATGAAAAATCGCTATGGTGGCAATGATCGCAGCCAAAAGCTCAAATACCACATTCAGACCTCGGGCCGTTCACTGCACGCGCAAGAGATGGACTTCAATGACATCCGGACTACCCTGCAGGCACTGGTCGCGATCTATGACAACTGCAACTCGCTGCACACCAATGCTTATGACGAAGCGATCACGACACCGACTGAAAACTCAGTACGACGCGCGATGGCGATCCAGATGATTATCAACAAAGAATTGGGCTTGGCGAAGAATGAAAACCCGCTGCAGGGTGCATTCATCATCGACGAACTGACCGATCTGGTCGAGGAAGCAGTCATGCAGGAGTTTGAGCGAATCAGTTCTCGTGGTGGCGTGTTGGGGGCGATGGAGACTCAATACCAGCGCGGTAAAATCCAGGATGAGTCGATGTACTACGAAATGAAAAAGCACACAGGGGAGCTGCCGATCATCGGCGTCAACACCTTTATCAACCCGAACTCCTCTGAGGAAGACTACGAGATTGAGCTGGCGCGTGCTACGGAAGAGGAGAAGGTCCAGCAGATCCTAAACCTGCGTGCCTTCCAGGAAAGCAATCGAGTTCAGGCTGGAGTAGCTCTTCGTCGACTGCAAGAAGTCGCTACGTCCGGTGGCAATATTTTTGCGGAGTTGATGGAGACAGTGAAGGTTGCTTCGCTGGGTCAAATTAGTGCAGCTTTGTACGAGGTTGGCGGTCAATACCGTAGAAACATGTAA
- a CDS encoding 3-hydroxybutyryl-CoA dehydrogenase: MNVQAIMVIGAGQMGSGIAQVAAQAGFRVYLNDIKQEFVDRGLATITKNLSRNVEKGSLSEEEKQAVLSRLVLSTDLADAKDVDFVVEAVTENMAVKTQIFSKLDEVCPPHTILASNTSSLPITEIAAVTKRPEKVIGMHFMNPVPVMKLVEIIRGLQTADEVYQLTEDLSKQMKKVPVSVNDFPGFVSNRVLMPMINEAIYCVYEGVATPEAIDEVMKLGMNHPMGPLTLADFIGLDTCLYIMEVLHEGFGDSKYRPCPLLRKYVKAGWLGKKSGRGFYVYN; the protein is encoded by the coding sequence ATGAACGTACAAGCGATAATGGTGATTGGCGCAGGACAAATGGGCAGCGGCATCGCGCAAGTAGCGGCACAAGCTGGTTTCCGCGTCTATCTAAACGATATCAAGCAAGAATTTGTGGACCGCGGTCTGGCGACGATTACGAAAAATCTGTCGCGTAACGTGGAAAAAGGTTCCCTGAGTGAGGAGGAAAAGCAGGCTGTGCTGTCACGCCTCGTGCTGTCGACCGATTTGGCAGATGCAAAGGATGTAGACTTTGTCGTCGAGGCTGTTACGGAAAACATGGCGGTCAAGACGCAGATCTTTTCCAAGCTCGACGAAGTTTGCCCACCGCATACGATATTGGCTAGCAACACGTCTTCCTTGCCTATTACCGAAATTGCTGCTGTGACCAAGCGCCCGGAGAAAGTCATTGGAATGCATTTCATGAATCCGGTTCCCGTGATGAAGCTGGTCGAGATCATTCGTGGACTGCAAACGGCAGACGAGGTTTACCAGCTGACAGAAGATCTGTCCAAGCAAATGAAAAAAGTCCCGGTCAGCGTCAATGACTTCCCTGGTTTTGTTTCCAACCGAGTACTGATGCCCATGATCAACGAAGCGATCTACTGTGTATACGAAGGTGTGGCAACTCCAGAGGCGATTGACGAAGTGATGAAGCTGGGGATGAACCATCCGATGGGACCGCTCACTCTCGCTGATTTCATCGGTCTGGATACATGTCTGTACATTATGGAAGTGCTACATGAAGGGTTTGGCGATTCCAAATACCGCCCTTGCCCGCTGCTACGTAAATATGTAAAAGCGGGATGGCTCGGCAAGAAATCCGGTCGAGGTTTCTACGTTTATAACTGA
- a CDS encoding acetyl-CoA C-acetyltransferase: MKTVIVGAARTPFGKFGGALKALSAVDLGAAVIKEALERSGVSGEQVDEVIMGMVVQAGAGQVPSRQAARKAGLPWNVASETINKVCASGMRAVTMGDQIIRAGDGEIIVAGGMESMSNVPYALPDARNGMRMGDAIVRDLMMYDGLTCPFDQVPMAVHGSNVADEFGISREAQDQWALRSQQRASQAIEKGLFADEVVAVSIPQRKGDPLLVTKDEGPRSDTTIEGLAKLPPVYKKDGTITAGNAPGINDGAAAMVLMSEAKAAELGIQPLATILGHAEVGAEAPYIATTPGLAIQKLLKKTGVALEDIDLFEVNEAFAAVTLTSGKIVGWDEEKVNVNGGAIALGHPIGASGARIIMHLAYELKRRGGGLGIAAICSGAAQGDAVLIKVE, encoded by the coding sequence ATGAAAACAGTGATTGTAGGGGCGGCGCGTACCCCCTTTGGCAAGTTCGGCGGAGCTTTGAAAGCGTTGTCTGCCGTGGACCTGGGAGCAGCGGTCATCAAGGAAGCGTTGGAGCGATCGGGTGTCTCTGGCGAGCAAGTCGATGAGGTCATCATGGGCATGGTCGTACAGGCTGGAGCAGGCCAGGTTCCTTCACGTCAGGCGGCACGTAAAGCGGGATTGCCGTGGAATGTGGCTAGCGAGACGATCAATAAGGTATGTGCTTCAGGCATGCGTGCTGTGACGATGGGCGATCAGATCATCCGTGCAGGTGACGGTGAGATTATTGTTGCCGGTGGGATGGAGAGCATGAGCAACGTCCCGTATGCTTTACCCGATGCGCGGAACGGCATGCGTATGGGAGATGCGATCGTTCGTGATCTCATGATGTACGACGGTCTCACTTGTCCGTTTGATCAGGTACCGATGGCTGTCCATGGCAGTAATGTAGCGGATGAGTTCGGAATTAGCCGCGAAGCACAGGATCAGTGGGCACTACGCAGCCAACAGAGAGCGTCACAGGCGATCGAGAAGGGGCTTTTCGCAGATGAAGTGGTCGCCGTGTCGATCCCGCAAAGAAAGGGAGATCCACTCCTCGTTACCAAGGATGAGGGACCACGATCGGACACAACGATTGAAGGATTGGCAAAGCTACCGCCTGTGTATAAAAAGGACGGGACAATCACAGCGGGCAATGCCCCGGGAATTAACGACGGTGCAGCTGCCATGGTCCTGATGTCCGAAGCCAAGGCAGCAGAGCTCGGAATACAACCGCTGGCGACTATTTTGGGTCATGCCGAGGTGGGGGCTGAGGCTCCTTACATTGCGACAACGCCAGGTCTCGCCATCCAGAAGCTACTGAAAAAGACGGGAGTAGCATTGGAAGACATCGACCTGTTTGAAGTAAACGAAGCGTTTGCGGCAGTCACTTTGACAAGTGGCAAAATCGTCGGTTGGGATGAGGAAAAAGTGAATGTCAACGGCGGAGCGATCGCACTGGGACATCCGATCGGAGCGAGCGGTGCACGGATCATCATGCATCTCGCCTACGAACTGAAACGTCGAGGTGGCGGACTCGGGATTGCAGCAATATGCAGTGGGGCCGCACAAGGTGACGCGGTTCTGATTAAAGTGGAGTAG
- a CDS encoding (Fe-S)-binding protein — translation MLALINLIAFFLVLAYGLYLAGHVVYSRYLFIKLGKKPDVKDDFGARINLLLDNVIFHKKLLKDKKSGIMHGVMFYGFIILQFGAIELVIKGLSKGFELPFGSAHKYFSLMQEITTFLILAAVGYAFYRRYIEKLKRLKRGFKSGIVLLLISSLMASVLLSLAFEQLWLGHEPSGFAPISSVLAIIFSAIGMGQTAGAALFYVFWWAHLIILLGFAVYVPQSKHAHLLFAPVNVWFKKLDPPGKLSSINFEDETQEVFGVGKIEDFTQTQLIDLYACVECGRCTNMCPASGTGKMLSPMDLITKMRDHLTEKGASVTSRTPWMPSFAFADTKANQIAMQSSEVAATSEGATAVYEKNLIGDVITEQELWACTTCRNCEDQCPVMNEHVDKIIDLRRYLVMTEGSMPAEAQRALNNIERQGNPWGINRKDRMKWIEGLNGEYAVPTVKEAEEFEYLFWVGSMGSFDLRSQKISQAFVKLMHEAGVKFAILGNEEKNSGDTARRIGNEFLFQQLAQENIALFEGYEVKKIVTCDPHAFNTFKNEYPEFGLQAEVYHHSELLAQWVKEGRLKPIKEVNERITYHDSCYLGRYNEIYDKPRVILEAIPGVELLEMKRSGCDSMCCGAGGGLMWMEEHEGSRVNVTRTEQALEVNPTAIASACPYCLTMMNDGVKTKEKEDEVKTRDVAEILADAI, via the coding sequence ATGCTGGCACTCATTAACCTGATCGCCTTTTTCCTGGTGCTCGCTTACGGACTTTACTTGGCCGGACATGTCGTCTACAGCAGGTATTTGTTCATCAAGCTGGGCAAGAAGCCAGACGTGAAGGATGACTTTGGCGCACGCATCAATCTGTTGCTGGACAACGTCATTTTTCACAAAAAGCTCTTGAAGGACAAAAAGAGCGGCATCATGCACGGCGTCATGTTTTACGGCTTTATCATTTTGCAGTTCGGTGCGATCGAGTTGGTGATCAAAGGACTGTCAAAAGGCTTTGAGCTTCCATTTGGTAGCGCTCACAAATACTTCAGCTTGATGCAGGAAATCACGACGTTCCTCATCCTGGCTGCTGTAGGATACGCTTTTTATCGTCGGTACATTGAAAAGCTGAAGCGTCTCAAACGCGGCTTTAAATCAGGGATAGTTCTGCTGCTGATCTCCTCGCTGATGGCGTCGGTTCTACTCTCTCTCGCATTTGAGCAGCTCTGGCTGGGTCATGAGCCTTCTGGATTTGCTCCGATTTCATCGGTTCTTGCTATCATTTTTTCCGCGATCGGTATGGGGCAAACAGCAGGTGCAGCGCTATTCTACGTATTCTGGTGGGCGCATCTGATCATTCTACTTGGCTTTGCTGTCTATGTCCCGCAGTCCAAACACGCTCACTTGCTCTTTGCTCCTGTGAACGTCTGGTTCAAAAAGCTGGACCCGCCTGGCAAGCTGTCGAGCATCAACTTCGAAGATGAGACCCAGGAGGTATTCGGGGTCGGCAAAATCGAAGACTTTACCCAAACGCAATTGATCGACCTGTACGCCTGTGTGGAGTGCGGTCGTTGTACGAATATGTGTCCAGCATCGGGAACGGGTAAAATGCTGTCCCCGATGGATTTGATCACGAAAATGCGTGACCACCTGACGGAAAAAGGAGCATCGGTGACATCCCGTACGCCATGGATGCCGAGCTTTGCCTTCGCTGACACGAAAGCCAATCAGATTGCAATGCAGTCTTCTGAAGTAGCAGCGACCTCCGAAGGTGCAACAGCTGTGTATGAGAAAAATCTGATCGGCGATGTCATCACGGAACAGGAGCTGTGGGCTTGTACCACCTGTCGGAACTGCGAAGACCAATGTCCGGTGATGAATGAGCACGTAGACAAAATCATCGACTTGCGCCGTTATCTCGTCATGACAGAAGGCAGCATGCCCGCAGAAGCTCAGCGTGCCCTGAACAACATCGAGCGCCAAGGCAATCCGTGGGGGATCAACCGCAAAGACCGGATGAAGTGGATCGAAGGCTTAAATGGCGAATACGCGGTTCCAACGGTCAAAGAAGCGGAGGAATTCGAGTACCTGTTCTGGGTCGGTTCCATGGGATCGTTTGACCTGCGCAGTCAAAAAATCTCCCAAGCCTTTGTCAAACTGATGCACGAAGCGGGAGTGAAATTCGCTATTCTCGGCAACGAGGAGAAAAACTCAGGTGATACTGCCCGCCGGATCGGGAATGAATTCTTGTTCCAACAGCTGGCACAGGAAAACATCGCCTTGTTTGAAGGGTACGAAGTGAAGAAGATCGTCACATGTGACCCACATGCTTTCAATACGTTCAAAAATGAGTATCCGGAATTTGGTTTGCAGGCGGAAGTCTACCACCACTCCGAGCTGTTGGCCCAGTGGGTGAAAGAAGGACGTCTGAAACCGATCAAGGAAGTCAACGAGCGCATCACGTACCACGATTCCTGCTATTTGGGACGCTACAACGAGATTTACGACAAGCCACGAGTCATTCTGGAAGCCATTCCAGGCGTGGAACTGCTCGAAATGAAGCGTAGTGGTTGCGACAGTATGTGCTGTGGTGCAGGTGGCGGCTTGATGTGGATGGAGGAGCACGAGGGCTCCCGTGTCAATGTGACCCGTACGGAGCAAGCTTTGGAAGTAAACCCTACGGCAATCGCCAGTGCGTGCCCGTATTGCCTGACGATGATGAATGACGGCGTGAAAACAAAAGAAAAAGAAGACGAAGTAAAAACGCGTGACGTAGCGGAGATTCTGGCTGACGCTATCTAA